A DNA window from Allokutzneria albata contains the following coding sequences:
- a CDS encoding ABC transporter ATP-binding protein, with translation MKVHFPIKRGVVLDRTVGYVYAVDGVDLEIRKGETYGLVGESGCGKSTLGRAMLRLTEPTGGKVVFDGTDLSTMKGEPLRKMRRRMQMVFQDPLSSLDPRQSVESILVEGLRAHDLDKDKEATAKRLRELLSAVGLPSTALRKYPHEFSGGQRQRIGIARSLSVNPDLIVADEPVSALDVSVQAQVVNLLEDLQVEFGLTYLVIAHDLAVVRHISDRVGVMYLGGLVEEATSDALYAQPLHPYTRALLSAVPVPDPELEDRRERILLTGDLPSPAAPPTGCRFHTRCPWRQPGKCDTERPMLRELAVSTLGPASGSSAGHRVACHWAEDIRDGKIQPHAVEPELVEETDAISPDIGGPASVTEVI, from the coding sequence ATGAAGGTGCACTTCCCGATCAAGCGCGGCGTCGTGCTCGATCGCACGGTCGGCTACGTCTACGCGGTGGACGGGGTCGACCTGGAGATCCGCAAGGGCGAGACCTACGGCCTGGTCGGCGAGTCCGGCTGCGGCAAGTCCACCCTGGGCCGGGCGATGCTGCGGCTGACCGAGCCGACCGGCGGCAAGGTGGTCTTCGACGGCACCGACCTGTCCACCATGAAGGGCGAGCCGCTGCGGAAGATGCGGCGCCGCATGCAGATGGTGTTCCAGGACCCGCTGTCCTCTTTGGACCCGCGGCAGTCGGTGGAGTCCATCCTCGTCGAGGGGCTGCGCGCGCACGACCTCGACAAGGACAAGGAGGCGACGGCGAAGCGGCTGCGCGAGCTGCTGTCCGCGGTGGGCCTGCCGTCCACGGCGCTGCGCAAGTACCCGCACGAGTTCTCCGGCGGTCAGCGGCAGCGCATCGGGATCGCCCGGTCGCTGTCGGTCAACCCGGACCTCATCGTCGCCGACGAGCCGGTCTCCGCGCTCGACGTCTCGGTGCAGGCCCAGGTGGTGAACCTGCTGGAGGACCTGCAGGTCGAGTTCGGGCTGACCTACCTGGTGATCGCGCACGACCTCGCGGTGGTGCGGCACATCTCCGACCGGGTCGGCGTGATGTACCTCGGCGGGCTGGTCGAGGAGGCCACCTCCGACGCCCTCTACGCCCAGCCGCTGCACCCGTACACGCGGGCGCTGCTGTCGGCGGTGCCGGTGCCCGACCCGGAGCTGGAGGACCGCCGCGAGCGCATCCTGCTCACCGGGGACCTGCCCTCGCCCGCCGCGCCGCCGACGGGCTGCCGGTTCCACACCCGCTGCCCGTGGCGGCAGCCGGGCAAGTGCGACACGGAACGGCCGATGTTGAGAGAACTGGCCGTGTCGACGCTCGGTCCCGCAAGCGGATCTTCGGCAGGGCATCGCGTGGCCTGCCACTGGGCCGAGGACATCCGCGACGGCAAGATCCAGCCACACGCGGTCGAGCCGGAACTGGTCGAGGAGACCGACGCGATCTCGCCGGACATCGGCGGCCCGGCTTCGGTGACAGAAGTGATCTGA
- a CDS encoding aspartate kinase, with amino-acid sequence MALVVQKYGGSSLENAERIKRVAERIVETRKAGNDVVVAVSAMGDTTDDLLDLASQVSPVPPDRELDMLLTSGERISMSLLAMAIHSLGAEARSYTGSQAGVITTSVHGKARIIDVTPSRIQESLDAGAITIVAGFQGVSQDTKDITTLGRGGTDTTAVALAAALGADVCEIYTDVDGVYSADPRIVPNAKKLDNITYEEMLEMAACGAKVLMLRCVEYGRRNNVAIHVRSSFNNKPGTIVSGSMEDLPVEQAMITGVAHDRSEAKITVTGVPDHPGVAARIFRVIAEAELNIDMVVQNISQVATGRTDLTFTLPKTDAATAVAALERVREEIGFEQVLFDEHVGKVSLIGAGMRSHPGVTAVFCEALAEAGVNIEIISTSEIRISVVCRDTQLDDAVRALHEAFDLGSSEEAVVYAGTGR; translated from the coding sequence GTGGCGCTCGTCGTCCAGAAGTACGGCGGATCATCGCTGGAAAACGCTGAACGAATCAAACGAGTGGCCGAACGGATCGTCGAGACGCGCAAAGCGGGCAACGACGTGGTCGTCGCGGTCTCCGCGATGGGTGACACCACCGACGACCTGCTCGACCTCGCCAGCCAGGTGTCCCCGGTCCCGCCGGACCGCGAGCTGGACATGCTGCTCACCTCGGGCGAGCGCATCTCGATGTCGCTGCTGGCCATGGCGATCCACTCGCTCGGCGCCGAGGCCCGCTCCTACACCGGTTCGCAGGCGGGCGTGATCACCACCTCGGTGCACGGCAAGGCGCGGATCATCGACGTCACGCCGAGCCGCATCCAGGAGTCGCTGGACGCGGGCGCGATCACCATCGTCGCCGGGTTCCAGGGCGTCAGCCAGGACACCAAGGACATCACCACGCTCGGCCGCGGCGGCACCGACACCACGGCGGTCGCGCTGGCCGCCGCGCTCGGCGCCGACGTCTGCGAGATCTACACCGACGTCGACGGCGTCTACAGCGCCGATCCGCGCATCGTGCCCAACGCCAAGAAGCTCGACAACATCACCTACGAGGAGATGTTGGAGATGGCCGCCTGCGGCGCGAAGGTGCTGATGCTGCGCTGCGTCGAGTACGGGCGCCGCAACAACGTCGCCATCCATGTCCGCTCGTCGTTCAACAACAAGCCCGGAACCATCGTGTCCGGGTCCATGGAGGACCTTCCCGTGGAACAGGCCATGATCACCGGCGTCGCGCACGACCGGTCCGAAGCCAAGATCACCGTCACCGGCGTTCCGGACCACCCCGGCGTGGCCGCCAGGATCTTCCGGGTGATCGCCGAGGCCGAGCTGAACATCGACATGGTGGTGCAGAACATCTCCCAGGTCGCCACCGGCCGCACCGACCTGACCTTCACCCTGCCCAAGACGGACGCCGCGACCGCGGTCGCCGCGCTGGAGAGGGTGCGCGAGGAGATCGGCTTCGAGCAGGTCCTCTTCGACGAGCACGTCGGCAAGGTCTCGCTGATCGGCGCGGGCATGCGCTCGCACCCCGGCGTCACCGCGGTCTTCTGCGAGGCCTTGGCCGAGGCCGGGGTGAACATCGAGATCATCTCCACCTCGGAGATCCGCATCTCGGTGGTCTGCCGCGACACCCAGCTCGACGACGCCGTGCGCGCGCTGCACGAGGCCTTCGACCTGGGCAGCTCCGAGGAAGCCGTCGTCTACGCCGGAACCGGGAGGTGA
- a CDS encoding aspartate-semialdehyde dehydrogenase produces MSSRPTLALVGATGAVGTVMIDIINGRESVPWGEIRLIASPRSAGKRITVRGESLEVVALSAEAFDGVDVAMFDVPDAVSAEWAPIAAARGAVAVDNSGAFRMDDDVPLVVPEVNVDQVANRPRGIIANPNCTTLSMMAALGALHRAFGLRELVVASYQAASGAGQDGIDRLYAEAAAVAGKGVGNRAGDVREALEAAGLSASDSPFPAPLAFNVVPWAGSLRDGGWSSEELKVRNESRKILGIPDLKVSATCVRVPVVTTHSLAVHAVFAEEVTVERAREIFEAQPSIRLVDDAAGGVFPTPADVVGGDPTYVGRIRQALDFPNTLDFFVCGDNLRKGAALNTYEIAESLV; encoded by the coding sequence ATGTCCTCGCGTCCCACCCTCGCCCTCGTCGGTGCGACCGGCGCCGTCGGCACCGTCATGATCGACATCATCAACGGCCGCGAGTCCGTGCCGTGGGGGGAGATCCGGCTGATCGCCTCCCCGCGCTCCGCGGGCAAGCGGATCACCGTCCGCGGTGAGTCCCTCGAGGTCGTCGCCCTGTCCGCGGAGGCCTTCGACGGCGTCGACGTGGCCATGTTCGACGTGCCGGACGCGGTCTCGGCCGAGTGGGCGCCGATCGCCGCCGCGCGCGGGGCCGTCGCCGTGGACAACTCCGGCGCGTTCCGGATGGACGACGACGTGCCGCTGGTGGTGCCGGAGGTGAACGTCGACCAGGTCGCCAACCGGCCGCGCGGCATCATCGCCAACCCCAACTGCACAACGCTGTCGATGATGGCCGCGCTCGGCGCGCTGCACCGCGCGTTCGGCCTGCGCGAGCTGGTCGTGGCGTCCTACCAGGCCGCCTCCGGAGCCGGTCAGGACGGCATCGACCGCCTCTACGCCGAGGCCGCCGCGGTCGCGGGCAAGGGCGTCGGCAACCGCGCCGGTGACGTCCGCGAGGCCCTCGAGGCCGCCGGACTGTCCGCTTCGGACTCGCCGTTCCCCGCGCCGCTGGCCTTCAACGTGGTCCCGTGGGCGGGTTCGCTGCGCGACGGCGGCTGGTCCAGCGAGGAACTGAAGGTGCGCAACGAGTCCCGCAAGATCCTGGGCATCCCGGACCTGAAGGTCTCCGCCACCTGCGTGCGCGTTCCCGTCGTCACCACGCACTCCCTCGCCGTGCACGCGGTCTTCGCCGAGGAGGTCACCGTCGAGCGCGCGCGGGAGATCTTCGAGGCGCAGCCCAGCATCCGGCTGGTCGACGACGCGGCCGGCGGCGTGTTCCCCACGCCCGCGGACGTCGTCGGCGGCGACCCGACCTACGTCGGCCGCATCCGCCAGGCGCTGGACTTCCCGAACACGCTGGACTTCTTCGTGTGCGGGGACAACCTGCGCAAGGGCGCGGCGCTGAACACCTACGAGATCGCCGAGTCGCTGGTCTGA
- a CDS encoding lysozyme: MSVSTRTARSAVAVAALVAALGFSALAPAGADPIVGNPDVPVGDTAMGSQIAKHEGLAPDRARNLTDPAPTDPQIMASVAGIDVSGHQGNVNWQAQWNAGKRFAYVKATEGTGYKNPYFAQQYNGSYNIGMVRGSYHFALPDRSSGAAQANYFVNNGGGWSKDGKTLPGALDIEYNPYGATCYGLSQQAMVNWILDFSNTYKARTGRYPMIYTSTSWWSTCTGNRGDFSNTNPLWVARYASSVGALPHAWRFYTIWQYSETPIDQNTFNGAYDRLVAMANG, translated from the coding sequence ATGTCTGTCTCCACGAGGACCGCACGTTCCGCCGTCGCCGTGGCCGCGCTCGTCGCGGCACTCGGCTTCAGCGCACTGGCCCCCGCCGGGGCCGACCCGATCGTCGGGAACCCGGACGTGCCCGTCGGCGACACCGCGATGGGCTCGCAGATCGCCAAGCACGAGGGCCTGGCGCCCGACCGGGCCCGCAACCTGACCGACCCCGCGCCCACCGACCCGCAGATCATGGCTTCGGTGGCCGGTATCGACGTCAGCGGCCACCAGGGCAACGTGAACTGGCAGGCCCAGTGGAACGCGGGCAAGCGGTTCGCCTACGTCAAGGCCACCGAGGGCACCGGGTACAAGAACCCGTACTTCGCCCAGCAGTACAACGGCTCCTACAACATCGGCATGGTCCGCGGCTCGTACCACTTCGCGCTGCCCGACCGCTCCAGCGGAGCCGCCCAGGCCAACTACTTCGTCAACAACGGCGGTGGCTGGTCGAAGGACGGCAAGACCCTGCCCGGTGCGCTGGACATCGAGTACAACCCGTACGGCGCGACCTGCTACGGCCTCAGCCAGCAGGCGATGGTCAATTGGATCCTCGACTTCAGCAACACCTACAAGGCCCGCACCGGCCGCTACCCGATGATCTACACCAGCACCAGCTGGTGGTCGACGTGCACCGGTAACCGGGGCGACTTCAGCAACACCAACCCGCTGTGGGTCGCGCGCTACGCGTCCTCCGTCGGCGCCCTGCCGCACGCGTGGCGCTTCTACACGATCTGGCAGTACTCGGAGACCCCGATCGACCAGAACACCTTCAACGGTGCCTACGACCGCCTGGTCGCGATGGCCAACGGCTGA
- a CDS encoding YggT family protein, whose product MANHAQRRDAKAISGVLAQVVRWAGTLIAVLLVVHVVLTVGGANPDNAITRFVRAWADPLALAFRDLFPADRPETAVLVNYGAAAIFWLVVTSLVVKLLQRGSSPG is encoded by the coding sequence ATGGCCAACCACGCCCAGCGCCGGGACGCCAAGGCGATCTCCGGCGTGCTCGCCCAGGTCGTTCGCTGGGCGGGCACGCTGATCGCGGTTCTGCTCGTCGTCCACGTGGTCCTCACTGTCGGCGGCGCGAACCCGGACAACGCCATCACCCGCTTCGTCCGCGCGTGGGCCGATCCGCTGGCGCTCGCCTTCCGCGACCTGTTCCCCGCCGACCGCCCGGAGACCGCCGTGCTGGTCAACTACGGCGCAGCGGCGATCTTCTGGTTGGTGGTCACCTCGCTCGTGGTGAAGCTGCTACAGCGCGGGAGTTCCCCAGGCTGA
- a CDS encoding class II aldolase/adducin family protein translates to MLLQEEREAVVRICRLMSAEGLVVGTAGNISVRKGELIAITPSGLSYDALTPDLVSVCELDGTPVDSPLKPTSELPMHSAAYLQSMPGAVVHTHSVAATALSCLVDEVPPVHYYLGLFGGSVRVAPYALYGSSELAENMCVAMTDRTACLLANHGAVVLGNTLDETYERAKYLEWLCEVALRVQTANLLPRLLGEERMAEAVDRLATYGQKAPER, encoded by the coding sequence GTGCTGCTCCAAGAGGAACGCGAAGCCGTCGTCCGCATCTGCCGCCTCATGTCGGCGGAAGGGCTCGTGGTGGGTACCGCGGGCAACATCAGCGTGCGCAAGGGCGAGCTGATCGCGATCACCCCCAGCGGGTTGTCCTACGACGCGCTCACTCCCGACCTGGTGTCCGTGTGCGAACTGGACGGCACTCCGGTGGACTCGCCCCTCAAACCGACCAGCGAACTGCCGATGCACTCGGCCGCCTACCTGCAGTCCATGCCCGGCGCGGTCGTGCACACCCACTCCGTCGCCGCGACCGCGCTGTCGTGCCTGGTCGACGAGGTGCCGCCGGTGCACTACTACCTCGGCCTGTTCGGCGGGAGCGTGCGCGTGGCGCCGTACGCGCTCTACGGCAGCTCGGAGCTCGCGGAGAACATGTGCGTGGCGATGACCGACCGCACCGCGTGCCTGCTCGCCAACCACGGCGCCGTGGTCCTGGGCAACACCCTCGATGAGACCTATGAGCGCGCGAAGTACCTGGAATGGCTGTGCGAGGTGGCGCTGCGCGTGCAGACGGCGAACCTGCTGCCGCGGTTGCTGGGGGAGGAGCGGATGGCCGAGGCGGTCGACCGGCTGGCGACCTACGGCCAGAAGGCGCCGGAGCGGTAG
- a CDS encoding DNA topoisomerase IB: MRLRRSDPSGPGLTRRRCGRGFRYFDRHGPVSDPEVLERIKQLVIPPAWQDVWICTAPNGHIQAVGVDEAGRKQYLYHPAWTERRDAEKFDRVLRLGARMPKVREEIAGRIDGRGLGRDRVLSASVRMLELGAFRVGGHTYAKENGSFGLSTLLREHVTLRRGRVLVRYVAKGGLDREVTIEDPQVHDVVRGLLRRRDPNPELLSYWDGRRWHNLRSPDINDYVREITGGPFTAKDLRTWNGTVLAAIALAAAPRPESKRGRQRAVTAAMREVSEELGNTPTVCRKSYVDPYVIDAFEHGITTGSRVLRVGSAELASAGTRNRVERAVLALLRRARKELDPPSKS; the protein is encoded by the coding sequence GTGCGGCTGCGGCGGAGCGATCCCAGTGGTCCCGGGCTGACCAGACGGCGGTGCGGGCGCGGCTTCCGGTATTTCGACCGCCACGGTCCCGTCAGCGACCCGGAGGTCCTGGAGCGGATCAAGCAGCTGGTGATCCCGCCCGCGTGGCAGGACGTGTGGATCTGCACGGCCCCGAACGGGCACATCCAGGCCGTCGGGGTCGACGAGGCCGGGCGCAAGCAGTACCTCTACCACCCGGCGTGGACCGAGCGCCGCGACGCCGAGAAGTTCGACCGCGTGCTCAGGCTCGGCGCGCGCATGCCGAAGGTGCGCGAGGAGATCGCCGGGCGGATCGACGGGCGCGGGCTCGGCCGCGACCGCGTGCTCTCCGCCTCGGTGCGGATGCTGGAGCTGGGCGCGTTCCGCGTCGGCGGGCACACCTACGCGAAGGAGAACGGCAGCTTCGGGCTCTCGACGCTGCTGCGCGAGCACGTGACGCTGCGCCGGGGCCGGGTGCTGGTGCGCTACGTCGCCAAGGGCGGCCTCGACCGCGAAGTCACCATTGAAGACCCACAGGTGCACGACGTCGTTCGCGGACTGCTGCGGCGGCGTGACCCAAATCCGGAACTGCTGTCCTATTGGGACGGTCGGCGGTGGCACAACCTGCGCTCTCCGGATATCAACGACTACGTCCGGGAGATCACCGGAGGTCCATTCACGGCGAAAGATCTCAGAACCTGGAATGGCACGGTCCTGGCGGCGATCGCGCTGGCAGCGGCCCCGCGCCCGGAATCGAAGCGCGGTCGGCAACGCGCTGTGACGGCGGCGATGCGGGAAGTGTCGGAAGAGCTGGGAAACACGCCCACCGTGTGTCGCAAATCCTATGTGGACCCGTATGTGATCGATGCCTTCGAGCACGGAATCACGACGGGCAGTAGAGTGCTTCGAGTCGGTTCGGCGGAACTCGCGTCGGCCGGCACCAGGAACAGAGTGGAACGCGCGGTGCTGGCACTGCTGCGCCGGGCTCGCAAGGAGCTGGACCCACCGAGCAAGAGCTGA
- the leuA gene encoding 2-isopropylmalate synthase yields MTIDPATFTSATSRLNTPSRPAPADQPTWNTQRGSSMPYHRYRPFAELVEPVSLADRSWPDKVIDRAPQWCAVDLRDGNQALIDPMSPARKRRMFDLLVRMGYKEIEVGFPAASQTDYDFVREIITDDAIPADVTIQVLTQCRAELIERTFQALEGAHSAIVHIYNSTSVLQRRVVFNSDRAGIMKIATDAAHLVQDLAGRYSETNFRFEYSPESYTGTELSYAAEVCNAVTGIWQPTPQRPAIINLPATVEMATPNVYADSIEWMHRNLERRDAVVLSLHPHNDRGTGVAAAELGYQAGADRIEGCLFGNGERTGNVCLVTLAMNLFSQGIDPQVDLSDIDEIRRTVEYCNQLAVPERHPYGGDLVYTAFSGSHQDAIKKGFEALEREAKAAGEHVDDFPWEVPYLPIDPKDVGRSYEAVIRVNSQSGKGGVAYVMKAEHQLDLPRRLQIEFSKLVQEVTDNEGGEIDPKGIWDVFATEYLDRISPVRLVRHRLSDDGEGHDEIEAVVRVEDEDHEVTGRGNGPIAAFVDALATVGYDVRVLDYAEHAMSAGDDARAAAYVETTIGDRVLWGVGVDGSIVTASLRAVLSAVNRAYR; encoded by the coding sequence ATGACGATCGACCCCGCCACCTTCACCTCCGCGACCAGCAGGCTGAACACGCCTTCCCGCCCTGCCCCCGCGGACCAGCCGACGTGGAACACCCAGCGCGGCAGCTCGATGCCCTACCACCGCTACCGGCCGTTCGCCGAGCTGGTCGAGCCCGTGTCGCTGGCCGACCGCAGCTGGCCCGACAAGGTCATCGACCGGGCGCCGCAGTGGTGCGCGGTCGACCTGCGCGACGGCAACCAGGCGCTGATCGACCCGATGTCCCCCGCCCGCAAGCGGCGGATGTTCGACCTGCTCGTGCGCATGGGCTACAAGGAGATCGAGGTCGGCTTCCCGGCGGCCAGCCAGACCGACTACGACTTCGTCCGCGAGATCATCACCGACGACGCCATCCCGGCGGACGTGACGATCCAGGTGCTGACCCAGTGCCGCGCCGAGCTGATCGAGCGCACCTTCCAGGCGCTGGAGGGCGCGCACAGCGCGATCGTGCACATCTACAACTCGACCTCGGTGCTGCAGCGCCGCGTCGTGTTCAACTCCGACCGCGCGGGCATCATGAAGATCGCCACCGACGCCGCGCACCTGGTGCAGGACCTGGCGGGCAGGTACTCGGAGACGAACTTCCGCTTCGAGTACTCCCCGGAGTCCTACACCGGAACCGAGCTGAGCTACGCCGCCGAGGTGTGCAACGCGGTCACCGGGATCTGGCAGCCGACGCCGCAGCGCCCGGCGATCATCAACCTCCCCGCGACGGTGGAGATGGCGACGCCCAACGTCTACGCGGACTCCATCGAGTGGATGCACCGCAACCTGGAGCGCCGCGACGCGGTGGTGCTCAGCCTGCACCCGCACAACGACCGCGGCACCGGTGTTGCCGCGGCCGAGCTGGGCTACCAGGCCGGGGCGGACCGCATCGAGGGCTGCCTGTTCGGCAACGGCGAGCGCACCGGCAACGTCTGCCTGGTGACGCTGGCGATGAACCTGTTCAGCCAGGGCATCGACCCGCAGGTCGACCTCTCCGACATCGACGAGATCCGCCGCACCGTCGAGTACTGCAACCAGCTGGCCGTGCCCGAGCGGCACCCCTACGGCGGCGACCTGGTCTACACGGCGTTCTCCGGCAGCCACCAGGACGCGATCAAGAAGGGCTTCGAGGCCCTGGAGCGCGAGGCCAAGGCCGCGGGCGAGCACGTGGACGACTTCCCGTGGGAGGTCCCCTACCTGCCGATCGACCCCAAGGACGTCGGCCGCAGCTACGAGGCCGTGATCCGGGTGAACTCGCAGTCCGGCAAGGGCGGCGTCGCCTACGTGATGAAGGCGGAGCACCAGCTGGACCTGCCGCGACGGCTGCAGATCGAGTTCTCCAAGCTCGTCCAGGAGGTCACCGACAACGAGGGCGGGGAGATCGACCCGAAGGGCATCTGGGACGTCTTCGCCACGGAGTACCTGGACCGGATCAGCCCGGTCCGCCTCGTCCGGCACCGGCTGTCCGACGACGGCGAGGGCCACGACGAGATCGAGGCGGTTGTCCGCGTCGAGGACGAGGACCACGAGGTCACCGGTCGCGGCAACGGCCCGATCGCGGCGTTCGTGGACGCCCTGGCCACCGTGGGCTACGACGTGCGCGTGCTGGACTACGCCGAGCACGCCATGTCGGCCGGTGACGACGCCCGCGCCGCGGCCTACGTGGAGACCACGATCGGCGACCGCGTCCTGTGGGGTGTCGGCGTCGACGGCTCCATCGTCACCGCGTCGCTGCGCGCGGTCCTCTCGGCCGTGAACCGCGCCTACCGCTGA
- a CDS encoding DedA family protein — MTFAQAPELALLLLFVIAAVPLLPTEAAVIGCAVLAADGEVHLITVILVATAGCLASDLFNYTIGSRLGMRALQRFETKPRTAAALAWLRRQLDNRGEPMMVAGRFIPGGGIVGAVLAGAFRMGMPRFLPVATIGSALWSTYATLIGYTGGQLISEPFVAIALSIGMTVLVSLPIGYAVKRAQAKDTVRERAADYRSGAFWP, encoded by the coding sequence GTGACCTTCGCCCAGGCCCCTGAGCTGGCGCTGCTGCTGTTGTTCGTCATCGCGGCAGTGCCGCTGCTGCCGACGGAGGCGGCCGTCATCGGCTGCGCGGTCCTGGCGGCCGACGGCGAGGTGCACCTGATCACGGTGATCCTGGTGGCGACGGCGGGCTGCCTGGCCTCCGACCTGTTCAACTACACGATCGGCAGCAGGCTGGGCATGCGCGCGCTCCAGCGCTTCGAGACCAAGCCGCGCACCGCGGCCGCGCTCGCCTGGCTGCGCAGGCAGCTGGACAACCGCGGCGAGCCGATGATGGTCGCCGGGCGGTTCATCCCCGGCGGCGGGATCGTCGGCGCCGTGCTCGCGGGCGCGTTCCGGATGGGCATGCCGAGGTTCCTGCCGGTGGCCACGATCGGTTCCGCGCTGTGGTCCACCTACGCCACGCTGATCGGCTACACGGGCGGTCAGCTGATCTCCGAGCCGTTCGTCGCGATCGCACTCTCGATCGGGATGACGGTGCTGGTCAGCCTGCCGATCGGGTACGCGGTCAAGCGGGCGCAGGCGAAGGACACCGTGCGCGAGCGCGCCGCGGACTACCGCTCCGGCGCCTTCTGGCCGTAG
- a CDS encoding nitroreductase family protein yields the protein MSELSAHRPAESSAPLHELIRDRWSPRVLDPKAEITDDQLRALFEAARWAASWGNTQPARYLVGRRGDETFERIYATLTRGNKSWAGAAGALVLGIAVTRNEDGEPMPYAEYGLGLATQNLVLQAVAEGLVTHQMAGFSPDAAKAVFELPEGMEPLVAIAIGHFGDGEGVDRSLIDRDTKPRQRKPLAELVFGSAWGTPAL from the coding sequence GTGTCGGAACTGAGTGCGCACCGGCCTGCGGAGTCGAGCGCGCCCCTGCACGAGCTGATCCGCGACCGGTGGAGCCCCCGCGTGCTCGACCCGAAGGCGGAGATCACCGACGACCAGCTGCGCGCGCTGTTCGAGGCCGCGCGCTGGGCCGCCTCGTGGGGCAACACCCAGCCGGCGCGGTACCTCGTCGGCAGACGCGGTGACGAGACCTTCGAGCGGATCTACGCGACCCTGACGCGCGGCAACAAGTCCTGGGCGGGCGCGGCGGGGGCACTGGTCCTCGGCATCGCGGTGACCCGGAACGAGGACGGCGAGCCGATGCCGTACGCCGAGTACGGGCTGGGCCTCGCGACGCAGAACCTCGTGCTGCAGGCGGTCGCGGAAGGACTGGTCACACACCAGATGGCGGGCTTCAGCCCGGATGCGGCGAAGGCGGTCTTCGAGCTGCCCGAGGGCATGGAACCGCTGGTGGCCATAGCGATCGGGCACTTCGGTGACGGCGAGGGCGTGGACCGGTCGCTGATCGACCGCGATACGAAACCCCGCCAGCGCAAGCCGTTGGCCGAGCTGGTGTTCGGCTCAGCCTGGGGAACTCCCGCGCTGTAG